A single window of Dermacentor albipictus isolate Rhodes 1998 colony chromosome 1, USDA_Dalb.pri_finalv2, whole genome shotgun sequence DNA harbors:
- the LOC135907930 gene encoding uncharacterized protein isoform X2, with protein sequence MKVLVLVALAAATALGQSDFSDQATKQFLGMLFAPFGSKPSATAAASAPLYEAASRPLRSSTYHDEPEYSKPTYSLTPPRAYRRPESPYRAPASSYPRSKSRSGPWISPPEEHWVPPPSHWEPQPWNPPKPKHGAVTIKIRPAAPEEDHHHHHHSWEDHSHGHGHDHGHGWHIKKKPHYKTVDAKIRIPPVKFRLHVSPKIRIVSGTKDPLERPPPPEPEEHFPWEKPSTGWEKPTWKPPSGWEKYASSGWEKPHSGGWDRPHSSGGWDKQHSSGWDKHPSSGWDKHPSSGWDKHSSSGWDRHSSSGWEKPTRGWEHPPSEGWERSSSSGGWEKPAASGWEHYSSSGSWQSPPGSWKPDTSAWDKYATGWEDSHHKHFKPHQRHYPPDYPRYDPKFRIKVHPHIVTDPPPSTTTTTTEAPTSSSLRNEPPEERADRVDTTTAITTTTESTTTELTTTEPTTTTTEPTTTTTTTEPTTITTTDQPTTYSEKTVPPTPPTTTFYSVDPAVDITTPGGLEREAPTSRSPAEQTTLSPDETTMNPSTYRTDETTTAMTTAETTAMSTTYTEPYEERDGATPEILPEKRSRDPSTTTEASNEDYPENKNSQDKPSDPIPENKNGRDKPRDPRFHTIDDEIAYRRDHGNKAETTTADENSAEVVSTTPSAAQTTPVESDEHNEVTMKKPESSAKPSKVDRDLPLIADPSSPEEVSATGLNA encoded by the coding sequence ATGAAGGTCCTCGTGCTGGTGGCCCTAGCGGCCGCCACCGCGCTGGGCCAGTCTGACTTCTCGGACCAGGCAACTAAGCAGTTCCTGGGCATGCTGTTCGCGCCATTCGGCTCCAAGCCGAGCGCCACCGCTGCCGCATCAGCGCCACTATACGAGGCCGCCTCACGACCACTGAGGAGTTCAACTTACCACGACGAGCCTGAGTACTCCAAGCCAACCTACAGCCTGACACCGCCGCGTGCGTACAGGCGGCCAGAGTCACCTTACCGGGCTCCAGCCAGCAGCTATCCGCGAAGTAAGTCACGCTCGGGGCCCTGGATCTCACCGCCTGAAGAGCACTGGGTGCCTCCGCCCAGCCACTGGGAGCCACAGCCGTGGAACCCACCAAAGCCCAAGCACGGCGCGGTCACCATCAAGATCCGTCCCGCCGCACCCGAGGAagaccaccaccatcaccatcacTCATGGGAGGACCACAGCCACGGCCACGGCCACGACCACGGCCATGGCTGGCACATCAAAAAGAAACCGCACTACAAGACTGTCGACGCAAAGATACGCATACCGCCCGTCAAGTTTCGCCTGCACGTGAGCCCCAAGATCCGTATCGTGAGTGGCACCAAGGACCCGCTGGAAAGGCCACCACCACCTGAACCTGAGGAGCACTTCCCGTGGGAGAAGCCTAGCACTGGTTGGGAGAAGCCAACATGGAAGCCGCCTTCTGGATGGGAGAAGTATGCAAGCAGCGGATGGGAAAAGCCCCACTCGGGAGGTTGGGACAGGCCCCATTCAAGTGGTGGCTGGGATAAGCAACACTCCAGTGGCTGGGACAAGCACCCTTCCAGCGGTTGGGACAAGCACCCTTCCAGCGGTTGGGACAAGCATTCCTCCAGCGGTTGGGACCGACATTCGTCCAGCGGCTGGGAGAAGCCTACACGGGGCTGGGAGCACCCACCATCAGAAGGCTGGGAACGATCATCGTCGTCGGGGGGCTGGGAGAAGCCAGCGGCTAGTGGCTGGGAACACTACAGCTCTAGTGGCAGCTGGCAATCACCACCAGGCAGCTGGAAACCTGACACAAGTGCTTGGGACAAGTATGCCACAGGCTGGGAAGATTCGCACCACAAACATTTCAAGCCCCATCAGAGGCACTACCCACCTGACTACCCTCGCTACGACCCCAAGTTCCGCATCAAGGTTCACCCACATATTGTAACCGACCCTCCCCCTTCAACGACGACTACCACTACAGAAGCTCCAACATCCTCTAGCCTACGCAATGAACCCCCCGAGGAGCGTGCAGATAGAGTGGATACGACAACTGCTATTACCACAACAACAGAGTCAACCACGACAGAGTTGACCACAACAGAGCCAACCACAACTACCACAGagcccaccaccaccacaaccacaacagAACCTACCACAATCACCACAACTGATCAACCAACAACCTACAGTGAAAAAACAGTGCCTCCAACACCACCAACAACCACTTTCTACAGTGTGgaccctgcagtggacatcacCACCCCTGGTGGCCTCGAAAGAGAAGCACCCACATCAAGGTCACCTGCAGAACAGACCACTTTGAGTCCTGACGAGACCACCATGAACCCCTCAACGTATCGTACAGACGAAACAACCACAGCGATGACAACAGCAGAGACAACTGCAATGAGCACTACTTACACGGAACCTTACGAAGAACGTGATGGTGCGACACCAGAAATCCTTCCAGAAAAAAGGTCACGAGATCCATCTACAACAACAGAAGCAAGCAATGAGGACTACCCTGAAAACAAGAATAGTCAGGACAAACCAAGTGATCCCATCCCCGAGAACAAAAATGGTCGGGACAAACCAAGGGATCCCAGGTTTCACACAATTGATGACGAGATAGCATATCGAAGGGACCATGGCAATAAGGCGGAGACGACTACAGCAGATGAAAACAGTGCAGAAGTTGTAAGCACTACACCAAGCGCTGCACAGACCACACCAGTGGAATCTGATGAACATAACGAAGTCACCATGAAGAAGCCAGAGAGCAGTGCAAAGCCAAGCAAGGTTGACAGGGACCTGCCTCTGATCGCTGATCCATCCAGCCCCGAGGAAGTATCAGCTACTGGTTTGAACGCATGA
- the LOC135907930 gene encoding uncharacterized protein isoform X1, translated as MAALSMKVLVLVALAAATALGQSDFSDQATKQFLGMLFAPFGSKPSATAAASAPLYEAASRPLRSSTYHDEPEYSKPTYSLTPPRAYRRPESPYRAPASSYPRSKSRSGPWISPPEEHWVPPPSHWEPQPWNPPKPKHGAVTIKIRPAAPEEDHHHHHHSWEDHSHGHGHDHGHGWHIKKKPHYKTVDAKIRIPPVKFRLHVSPKIRIVSGTKDPLERPPPPEPEEHFPWEKPSTGWEKPTWKPPSGWEKYASSGWEKPHSGGWDRPHSSGGWDKQHSSGWDKHPSSGWDKHPSSGWDKHSSSGWDRHSSSGWEKPTRGWEHPPSEGWERSSSSGGWEKPAASGWEHYSSSGSWQSPPGSWKPDTSAWDKYATGWEDSHHKHFKPHQRHYPPDYPRYDPKFRIKVHPHIVTDPPPSTTTTTTEAPTSSSLRNEPPEERADRVDTTTAITTTTESTTTELTTTEPTTTTTEPTTTTTTTEPTTITTTDQPTTYSEKTVPPTPPTTTFYSVDPAVDITTPGGLEREAPTSRSPAEQTTLSPDETTMNPSTYRTDETTTAMTTAETTAMSTTYTEPYEERDGATPEILPEKRSRDPSTTTEASNEDYPENKNSQDKPSDPIPENKNGRDKPRDPRFHTIDDEIAYRRDHGNKAETTTADENSAEVVSTTPSAAQTTPVESDEHNEVTMKKPESSAKPSKVDRDLPLIADPSSPEEVSATGLNA; from the coding sequence ATGAAGGTCCTCGTGCTGGTGGCCCTAGCGGCCGCCACCGCGCTGGGCCAGTCTGACTTCTCGGACCAGGCAACTAAGCAGTTCCTGGGCATGCTGTTCGCGCCATTCGGCTCCAAGCCGAGCGCCACCGCTGCCGCATCAGCGCCACTATACGAGGCCGCCTCACGACCACTGAGGAGTTCAACTTACCACGACGAGCCTGAGTACTCCAAGCCAACCTACAGCCTGACACCGCCGCGTGCGTACAGGCGGCCAGAGTCACCTTACCGGGCTCCAGCCAGCAGCTATCCGCGAAGTAAGTCACGCTCGGGGCCCTGGATCTCACCGCCTGAAGAGCACTGGGTGCCTCCGCCCAGCCACTGGGAGCCACAGCCGTGGAACCCACCAAAGCCCAAGCACGGCGCGGTCACCATCAAGATCCGTCCCGCCGCACCCGAGGAagaccaccaccatcaccatcacTCATGGGAGGACCACAGCCACGGCCACGGCCACGACCACGGCCATGGCTGGCACATCAAAAAGAAACCGCACTACAAGACTGTCGACGCAAAGATACGCATACCGCCCGTCAAGTTTCGCCTGCACGTGAGCCCCAAGATCCGTATCGTGAGTGGCACCAAGGACCCGCTGGAAAGGCCACCACCACCTGAACCTGAGGAGCACTTCCCGTGGGAGAAGCCTAGCACTGGTTGGGAGAAGCCAACATGGAAGCCGCCTTCTGGATGGGAGAAGTATGCAAGCAGCGGATGGGAAAAGCCCCACTCGGGAGGTTGGGACAGGCCCCATTCAAGTGGTGGCTGGGATAAGCAACACTCCAGTGGCTGGGACAAGCACCCTTCCAGCGGTTGGGACAAGCACCCTTCCAGCGGTTGGGACAAGCATTCCTCCAGCGGTTGGGACCGACATTCGTCCAGCGGCTGGGAGAAGCCTACACGGGGCTGGGAGCACCCACCATCAGAAGGCTGGGAACGATCATCGTCGTCGGGGGGCTGGGAGAAGCCAGCGGCTAGTGGCTGGGAACACTACAGCTCTAGTGGCAGCTGGCAATCACCACCAGGCAGCTGGAAACCTGACACAAGTGCTTGGGACAAGTATGCCACAGGCTGGGAAGATTCGCACCACAAACATTTCAAGCCCCATCAGAGGCACTACCCACCTGACTACCCTCGCTACGACCCCAAGTTCCGCATCAAGGTTCACCCACATATTGTAACCGACCCTCCCCCTTCAACGACGACTACCACTACAGAAGCTCCAACATCCTCTAGCCTACGCAATGAACCCCCCGAGGAGCGTGCAGATAGAGTGGATACGACAACTGCTATTACCACAACAACAGAGTCAACCACGACAGAGTTGACCACAACAGAGCCAACCACAACTACCACAGagcccaccaccaccacaaccacaacagAACCTACCACAATCACCACAACTGATCAACCAACAACCTACAGTGAAAAAACAGTGCCTCCAACACCACCAACAACCACTTTCTACAGTGTGgaccctgcagtggacatcacCACCCCTGGTGGCCTCGAAAGAGAAGCACCCACATCAAGGTCACCTGCAGAACAGACCACTTTGAGTCCTGACGAGACCACCATGAACCCCTCAACGTATCGTACAGACGAAACAACCACAGCGATGACAACAGCAGAGACAACTGCAATGAGCACTACTTACACGGAACCTTACGAAGAACGTGATGGTGCGACACCAGAAATCCTTCCAGAAAAAAGGTCACGAGATCCATCTACAACAACAGAAGCAAGCAATGAGGACTACCCTGAAAACAAGAATAGTCAGGACAAACCAAGTGATCCCATCCCCGAGAACAAAAATGGTCGGGACAAACCAAGGGATCCCAGGTTTCACACAATTGATGACGAGATAGCATATCGAAGGGACCATGGCAATAAGGCGGAGACGACTACAGCAGATGAAAACAGTGCAGAAGTTGTAAGCACTACACCAAGCGCTGCACAGACCACACCAGTGGAATCTGATGAACATAACGAAGTCACCATGAAGAAGCCAGAGAGCAGTGCAAAGCCAAGCAAGGTTGACAGGGACCTGCCTCTGATCGCTGATCCATCCAGCCCCGAGGAAGTATCAGCTACTGGTTTGAACGCATGA